The following coding sequences are from one Streptomyces dengpaensis window:
- a CDS encoding LysR family transcriptional regulator codes for MELRLLVTFEKVATVLSFTQAAAGLAYAQSSVTSQIRALESSLGTELFDRLGSRIRLTEAGERLLPYARQIIELSEEARAAVVGTEEPAGSLAVGTMESLTSYRLPPLLEYFHHRYPKVRLSLRTTIGDETRQALRQGTYDLGFLMEEETRHPGLESEVLAVEPLALVAAPDHELATAAGLAGVTGAAGAAGRKTQLKTMNTPPSAARPSLRGVSPWSRK; via the coding sequence GTGGAACTGCGGCTGCTCGTCACCTTCGAGAAGGTCGCGACCGTACTCAGCTTCACCCAGGCCGCGGCCGGGCTGGCGTACGCGCAGTCCAGCGTGACCAGCCAGATCCGCGCCCTGGAGTCCTCGCTCGGCACGGAGCTCTTCGACCGGCTCGGCAGCCGCATCCGCCTGACGGAGGCGGGCGAGCGGCTGCTCCCCTACGCCCGGCAGATCATCGAGCTGAGCGAGGAGGCGCGGGCGGCGGTCGTCGGCACGGAGGAGCCGGCCGGTTCGCTCGCCGTCGGCACGATGGAGTCGCTGACGTCCTACCGGCTGCCGCCCCTGCTGGAGTACTTCCACCACCGCTACCCGAAGGTGCGCCTGTCCCTGCGGACGACCATCGGCGACGAGACCCGGCAGGCGCTGCGGCAGGGAACGTACGACCTCGGCTTCCTGATGGAGGAGGAGACCCGTCACCCGGGCCTGGAGAGCGAGGTGCTGGCGGTGGAACCGCTGGCGCTGGTGGCGGCGCCGGATCACGAACTGGCGACTGCGGCTGGTCTGGCGGGTGTGACTGGTGCAGCTGGTGCGGCGGGTAGGAAGACCCAGTTGAAGACGATGAACACGCCGCCGAGCGCGGCGAGGCCGAGCTTGCGCGGAGTGAGTCCGTGGTCCCGGAAGTAA
- a CDS encoding helix-turn-helix domain-containing protein, with product MAELGVADTVGILRRPGVRTQGTSAGLGWERLYLSAQEEQSYSADFDPAPTHLLILHLSGPVTVRRGRGTEARSGKIPAGGLFLQPAGRTLSVELGGRLDSVHAYLTDEALRDANDGRPVELSEELGVTDPLIEQLMLALDGTVRCWEPSARTYVDQLTGMLAAQLVRRHGARPAEPPSVRSGLSARSGLSARQLAAVQDLMEERLAEPLPIGHLAAAASLSSSQFTRQFRASTGQSPHQYLLRLRLEQASRLLRTGSAPIGQVAVDCGFSHQEHLTRVMRARLGTTPAAVRRAG from the coding sequence ATGGCGGAGCTCGGCGTCGCCGACACGGTAGGGATCCTGCGCCGGCCCGGCGTGCGGACGCAGGGCACCAGTGCGGGGCTCGGGTGGGAGCGGCTGTATCTGTCTGCCCAGGAGGAGCAGTCCTATAGTGCGGACTTCGACCCGGCCCCCACCCACTTGCTGATCCTGCATCTCAGCGGGCCCGTCACCGTACGAAGGGGGCGCGGCACGGAGGCGCGGTCGGGGAAGATCCCCGCCGGGGGACTGTTCCTTCAGCCGGCCGGCCGGACCCTGTCCGTCGAGCTCGGCGGCCGGCTCGATTCGGTGCACGCCTACCTGACGGACGAGGCGCTGCGCGACGCCAACGACGGGCGCCCCGTCGAGCTGTCCGAGGAGCTCGGAGTCACGGATCCGCTCATCGAGCAGCTCATGCTCGCGCTGGACGGCACGGTGCGATGCTGGGAGCCGTCGGCCCGGACGTACGTGGACCAGCTGACGGGAATGCTCGCCGCGCAGCTCGTGCGGCGGCATGGGGCCCGTCCAGCCGAGCCGCCGTCCGTCCGGTCCGGCCTGTCCGCCCGGTCCGGCCTGTCCGCCCGGCAGCTCGCCGCCGTACAGGACCTCATGGAGGAGCGGCTCGCCGAACCGCTGCCGATCGGTCACCTGGCTGCCGCGGCCTCGCTGAGCAGCAGCCAGTTCACGCGGCAGTTCCGGGCGAGCACGGGGCAGTCTCCGCACCAGTACCTGCTCAGGCTGCGCCTGGAGCAGGCCAGCCGCCTGCTGCGTACCGGGTCAGCGCCGATCGGACAGGTGGCCGTCGACTGCGGCTTCTCCCACCAGGAACATCTGACCAGGGTGATGCGCGCCCGGCTGGGCACGACCCCGGCCGCGGTGCGTCGCGCGGGCTGA